CGAAGAACTGGGCCGCACGGGTGAATTGTCCAAGCGTGGCGAGATCGGCAAAAAGCTCAACGACATGCTGACCAAAGACAGCTATTCAGTGCTGCCGCTGGTCGATCGCGGCAACGTCGCGGCGCGCGCCAAATCGCTGGGCGGGGTGATCCTGAATCCTTGGGACAACTCGATCTGGAATGTGGCCGACTGGTATCGCATCAAGTAACGTGTATTGCACACTGGTGCCCCGCCACTTGCGGGGCACCAGACCTTGCCAATTCAATTGTTATCACAAGCCCCATGGATAAAGGCATCGTCACATGCTGACCTTTACGATCCGTCGGATTGTCACTTCCATCCCCACGCTTCTGTTTATTAGCCTTGTCATTTTCCTGCTTCTGAAACTCGCCCCCGGTGATCCGACGGCGCAGGTGCCGCTAACCGTGCCCCCAGAGGTCAAACAGAAAATGCGCGAAGCACTGGGTCTGGGTCAGCCGATCTACGTCCAGTATCTGAAATGGTTGCAACAAATCTTCTGGGTCGAACCGCAGGTCTTGTTTGACCACATCTTCGGCACCGGCTTTGCCGAAGGCAAGCTGCGCGCGATTAGCTGGCAAACCCGCTCGCCTGTCATGGACATCGTCGTTCAGCGCCTGCCACAGACACTCTGGGTTGTCGGAATGTCATATGTCGTGGGCGTGCTGATCGCCATCCCGGTCGGCATCTATTCCGCCTACAAGCAATACTCTCTCTTTGACCAAGCCGGCACTTTCGTCACCATGATCGGCTTTTCAATCCCGCCCTTCTTCACGGGTCCGCTGCTGATCGTGATCTTTTCGGTGCAACTCGGCTGGTTCCCGTTCATCTATGACACCACCCATGTGGTGCATGACTGGGACAGCTTCGTTTTCCAACTCCGACAAATGATCATGCCGGTGATGGTGCTGGCCTTGCAGATCACCGCGCATATCTCGCGCTTCGTGCGCGCCTCGATGCTGGATAACCTCAAACAGGATTATGTGCGCACCGCCCGCGCCAAGGGGGTTTCGGAAACCCGAGTCGTGCTGCAACACGTCCTGCGCAATTCGCTGATCCCCGTCGTTACCGTTGTGGCACTGCTGGTGCCCAGCATCTTCG
This is a stretch of genomic DNA from Aquicoccus sp. G2-2. It encodes these proteins:
- a CDS encoding ABC transporter permease, producing MLTFTIRRIVTSIPTLLFISLVIFLLLKLAPGDPTAQVPLTVPPEVKQKMREALGLGQPIYVQYLKWLQQIFWVEPQVLFDHIFGTGFAEGKLRAISWQTRSPVMDIVVQRLPQTLWVVGMSYVVGVLIAIPVGIYSAYKQYSLFDQAGTFVTMIGFSIPPFFTGPLLIVIFSVQLGWFPFIYDTTHVVHDWDSFVFQLRQMIMPVMVLALQITAHISRFVRASMLDNLKQDYVRTARAKGVSETRVVLQHVLRNSLIPVVTVVALLVPSIFGGAIITEVVFSVNGIGQLLITALFANDLPMVQTLTFIFAFLIVLFNLIADVLYGILDPRVRYD